GCTGGATGCCTGCCATGAAGCGCGCCTGAGACATGCCGGGTATTACTTGGAACTCTTCAAGAGTGCGGGACTGGTGCGAAGCGGCGATGTCGTGCCGCCGCAGGATCGTCACGGCGGTGATCCCGCCTTCCGTCATGTCTATAACCAGTATGTGATACGAGCCCGGAAGCGGGATGCCCTCCGAGAGTATCTCTTGCAAGGAGGGGTCGGCACGGAGGTCTACTACCCGATCCCGTTGCACCTACAGGAATGCTTCGCCGGTCTCGGCTATCGTGAGGGGGACTTTCCCGAGGCGGAGCGGGCGGCGCGGGAGACGCTGGCCCTTCCCGTCTACCCGGAACTGACGGGGGAGATGCAGGAATACGTTGTCGAGCGGATCGCCTCATTTTATCGAGGGCGCCGTCCCTGACGAAGGGGTAAGATTATTTCCCTTCCGACCTTCTCCCCTTTGCAAAGGGGAGCACGGATATTACTCCCTTTTCCAAAAGGGAGTGCACATATTCCCCCCCTTTTCCAAAGGGGGGCTAGGGGGGATTCGGACCCCGCCGAACCACGTACAGCAGGGGCTGTAGCGCCGGGGTTTATCCCCGGCGAAGAGAGATCCTCCCGGCGGGGCCGGGGGAGAAGAGCCAAGAGCAGACTTGACCCCTTTGCGGTGTGTAACCGAGAGGGCGGAGCTGTATCAACCGGCAGGCCGGAATGAAGAGATCACGAATTCGGATACCCCCTGAGTCAGTGTTGCATCGAATCGGGGAGAAGTACGATCTCAAACTGATTCTCCTGTTCGGTTCTCAGGTTACCGGCAGGGTGCATGAGATGAGCGATATTGATATTGCCGTTCGAACCCGGTCAGGCAAGGGGGTCAAATTCGCCGATCTCCTCGATCTTACGGCCGATCTTACAGGACTCTTTGAGAAGGATGTGGACCTTTCCGTCCTGGATCATGCCGATC
This window of the Deltaproteobacteria bacterium genome carries:
- a CDS encoding nucleotidyltransferase domain-containing protein, with translation MHRIGEKYDLKLILLFGSQVTGRVHEMSDIDIAVRTRSGKGVKFADLLDLTADLTGLFEKDVDLSVLDHADPLFLYNVVEGARLLCGEEKDFDALRLKAFKKYQDFRPILELERQFLLKEYNAGVMP